One window of the Tachypleus tridentatus isolate NWPU-2018 chromosome 10, ASM421037v1, whole genome shotgun sequence genome contains the following:
- the LOC143230454 gene encoding astacin-like metalloprotease toxin 5 yields MTYKEIGHFYSTLVVVVKYLVMKLMSITLLLTSAVVAHVIPLPKLALQNPDLFEGDILGISSREDKNAIPNDSQRWAGGEVPYLIDNSLSDLTQIIQQAMDQYHRYTCIRFKKRTTETNYVKMFKGQGCNSFVGNIYKGAQHLSLGNGCGYLGTVVHELGHAVGFWHEHTRPDRDDYLNIHWENIMTGMEVWFKLMNRFESRILDTFDYDSIMLYGQTSFSKDGRSPVMTAKDGTFLKEPYNKPGLSKSDILRINKLYKCY; encoded by the exons atgacatataaAGAGATCGGACATTTTTACTCCACGTTAGTTGTGGTCGTTAAATATCTGGTCATGAAACTGATGAGTATTACGCTGTTGTTGACTTCCGCTGTAGTGGCAC ATGTCATCCCACTTCCAAAATTGGCCTTGCAGAATCCCGATTTGTTTGAAGGAGATATTTTGGGAATTAGCAGTCGTGAG GATAAGAACGCCATTCCAAATGACAGTCAACGCTGGGCAGGAGGCGAGGTCCCTTACTTGATTGACAACTCTCTTT CTGACTTGACACAAATAATACAGCAGGCTATGGACCAATATCACAGATATACCTGCATCAGATTCAAGAAGAGGACTACAGAGACCAACTATGTCAAGATGTTCAAAGGACAGGG ttgTAATTCCTTCGTTGGAAACATCTACAAAGGAGCGCAGCATCTGTCTCTAGGAAATGGATGTGGATACCTTGGAACTGTTGTACACGAACTGGGGCATGCAGTCGGCTTTTGGCATGAACATACTCGACCTGACCGCGACGACTATCTCAATATTCACTGGGAAAATATCATGACAG GAATGGAAGTCTGGTTTAAATTGATGAATCGATTTGAAAGCCGCATACTTGACACATTTGATTATGACTCCATAATGTTATACGGGCAAACATCGTTCTCTAAAGACGGAAGATCACCTGTCATGACTGCTAAAGATGGAACCTTCTTGAAAGAGCCTTACAATAAGCCCGGTTTGAGCAAAAGTGACATTCTTCGAATCAATAAActgtataaatgttattaa